One part of the Bacillus sp. FJAT-45350 genome encodes these proteins:
- a CDS encoding SLC13 family permease: MNNSFLATVWGQLWQSHSQVKQVLTFSLPKNQADNVEKSKETDRVENNNNKNNEERPPVYRTPQKIGLILGPSLFFIIMFFLSPEGMSPEAKAVLASTVWIATWWITEAIPIPVTSLLPVILFPLTGVLDTGAVTASYGNTIIFLFLGGFLIALAMERWELHKRIALTIISLIGTSTQRIILGFMVSTAFLSMWISNTATAMMMVPIGTAIIIQVSHSLKEKNVGIAKEDGNFAKAMMLGIAYAASIGGLGTLIGTPPNMILAGVVHELFGFQISFAGWMLFGVPLAVIMLVLAWLYLIKVAFPMQMKTIPGGEALVNEQKKSLGRMSFEEKAVLAVFSFAAISWITRSFILEQWIPGIDDTMIAIAAAVLLFMIPSLSKRGTFLLDWETAKKVPWGILLLFGGGLAIAAGFRQSGLAEWIGNQLTVVQGVHFLIILLVVTALVMFLTEITSNTASATMILPIMASLAFAIDVHPFALMIPAAIAASCAFMLPVATPPNAVVFASGHLKMIDMARAGFWINLLAIVFVVVAVYYFLPIIWGIDLQMYPDVFK, translated from the coding sequence ATGAATAATTCATTTCTAGCAACAGTATGGGGACAGCTTTGGCAATCTCATTCCCAGGTAAAGCAAGTGTTAACTTTTTCACTTCCAAAAAATCAAGCTGATAATGTAGAAAAAAGTAAGGAAACTGATAGAGTCGAAAACAATAACAATAAAAATAACGAAGAGAGGCCTCCAGTTTATCGGACACCTCAAAAAATTGGCCTAATTTTAGGACCATCTTTATTTTTTATTATTATGTTTTTTCTTTCTCCAGAAGGAATGAGTCCAGAAGCGAAAGCAGTGTTAGCGAGTACGGTTTGGATTGCTACGTGGTGGATTACTGAGGCTATTCCTATCCCAGTTACTTCATTATTACCGGTTATCTTGTTCCCACTAACGGGGGTACTAGATACTGGAGCTGTCACAGCTTCTTATGGAAATACAATTATTTTCCTATTCCTTGGAGGTTTCCTTATTGCATTAGCAATGGAGCGCTGGGAATTACACAAACGAATTGCGTTGACGATTATTTCTTTAATTGGGACGAGCACTCAACGAATTATACTTGGTTTCATGGTGTCTACTGCCTTTTTATCTATGTGGATATCAAATACAGCAACAGCTATGATGATGGTTCCGATTGGTACAGCGATTATTATTCAAGTATCTCATTCATTAAAGGAAAAAAATGTTGGCATCGCTAAAGAAGATGGGAATTTTGCTAAAGCAATGATGTTAGGGATTGCTTATGCTGCTTCAATTGGTGGTTTAGGGACATTAATTGGTACACCACCTAATATGATACTAGCAGGAGTCGTACATGAATTATTTGGGTTTCAAATTTCATTTGCAGGATGGATGTTATTTGGGGTTCCGTTAGCAGTCATTATGCTAGTACTAGCTTGGTTGTATTTAATAAAAGTTGCGTTTCCAATGCAGATGAAGACAATACCAGGTGGAGAAGCTCTTGTTAATGAGCAAAAGAAATCGTTAGGAAGAATGAGCTTTGAAGAAAAGGCGGTACTTGCCGTATTCTCTTTTGCAGCAATTTCGTGGATTACCCGTTCATTTATTTTAGAACAATGGATTCCAGGAATTGATGATACGATGATCGCTATTGCAGCGGCAGTATTATTGTTTATGATTCCGTCACTAAGTAAAAGAGGAACGTTCCTATTAGACTGGGAAACTGCGAAAAAAGTCCCTTGGGGTATTCTATTACTATTTGGTGGTGGCTTGGCAATTGCAGCAGGCTTCCGTCAATCTGGATTAGCAGAATGGATTGGAAATCAGTTAACAGTTGTACAGGGAGTTCATTTCCTTATCATTTTATTAGTCGTAACAGCGTTAGTGATGTTTTTAACAGAAATCACTTCAAATACAGCATCAGCAACAATGATTCTACCGATTATGGCTTCATTAGCCTTTGCGATTGATGTACACCCATTTGCATTAATGATACCTGCAGCAATTGCTGCGTCATGTGCATTTATGCTACCAGTAGCGACACCGCCAAATGCAGTTGTCTTTGCTTCTGGTCACCTGAAGATGATTGATATGGCAAGGGCAGGATTTTGGATTAATTTATTGGCAATTGTGTTTGTTGTTGTAGCTGTATATTACTTTTTACCAATTATATGGGGCATAGACCTACAAATGTACCCAGATGTATTTAAATAA
- a CDS encoding DNA polymerase IV: MADNRLKKGRVIFHVDMNSFYASVESAYDHTLKGKPLAIAGNVEERRGIIVTCSYEARAKGVKTTMPIWQAKRLCPELIIRPPNFDRYRSASEKMFQLLEEYTPLVEPVSIDEGYIDITNYTEDPIKIAYEIQHRLQKELDLPCSIGIALNKFLAKMASEMKKPLGITILRKRELDKKLWTLPVGEMHGVGKKTAEKLIKLNIRTIGDLAHTSKDILSTKFGVNGVKLFERANGVDARPVDPSSFSEFKSVGNSTTLKADTTSEEKVKIVLTNLAGSVGRRLRRKQVCANTVQLTIRYSDRKTITRSKSLDYPIQSSEELLEYSLFLFRKYWNKEPIRLLGITGQNLVDEQYGYKQLDLFNYEKDAKSYELLKTVDEIRNKYGESSLIKGGQAKGDPSELLRDKKRRGTSLDKDFLRERSKNDNT; this comes from the coding sequence ATGGCAGATAACCGTTTGAAAAAAGGTAGAGTCATTTTTCATGTTGATATGAATAGTTTTTATGCCTCAGTTGAGTCTGCCTATGACCACACTTTAAAAGGAAAACCATTAGCAATAGCTGGAAACGTAGAAGAACGGCGCGGTATTATTGTTACATGTAGCTATGAAGCAAGAGCTAAAGGTGTAAAAACAACAATGCCTATTTGGCAAGCGAAGCGTTTATGTCCAGAATTAATTATTAGACCACCAAATTTCGATCGTTACCGTTCAGCATCGGAAAAAATGTTTCAGTTGTTAGAAGAATATACACCTTTAGTAGAACCAGTTTCTATAGATGAAGGATATATTGATATAACAAACTATACAGAAGATCCAATAAAAATTGCCTATGAAATTCAACATCGACTGCAAAAGGAGCTTGACCTTCCTTGTAGTATTGGAATTGCTCTGAATAAATTTCTAGCGAAAATGGCTAGTGAAATGAAGAAGCCATTAGGGATTACTATTTTGCGAAAGCGTGAACTAGACAAGAAGCTTTGGACTTTACCTGTAGGTGAAATGCATGGTGTTGGTAAGAAAACGGCAGAAAAATTAATTAAGCTTAACATTAGAACGATTGGAGATTTGGCTCATACGAGTAAGGATATTTTAAGTACAAAATTTGGTGTGAATGGAGTTAAGCTCTTTGAAAGGGCGAACGGGGTTGATGCTCGCCCAGTTGATCCTAGCTCTTTTTCAGAGTTCAAAAGTGTAGGGAATTCAACAACACTAAAGGCAGATACGACAAGTGAAGAGAAAGTAAAAATTGTGCTCACGAACCTGGCAGGTTCTGTTGGTCGTAGATTAAGGCGGAAACAGGTATGTGCAAATACAGTACAATTAACAATTCGTTATAGTGACAGAAAAACAATCACTCGAAGCAAATCCTTAGATTATCCAATTCAATCGAGTGAAGAGTTGTTAGAGTACTCATTGTTTCTATTTCGAAAATATTGGAATAAAGAGCCTATTCGATTATTAGGAATTACAGGACAAAACTTAGTTGATGAGCAATATGGATATAAGCAGCTAGATTTATTTAATTACGAAAAAGATGCCAAGAGTTACGAGCTGTTAAAGACAGTTGATGAAATTCGAAATAAATATGGTGAGAGCTCATTAATAAAGGGTGGTCAAGCAAAAGGGGATCCAAGTGAATTATTGAGGGATAAAAAGCGTCGAGGGACGAGCTTAGATAAGGATTTTTTGAGAGAAAGAAGTAAAAATGACAACACTTAG
- a CDS encoding amino acid ABC transporter ATP-binding protein — protein MIKVVDLHKSFGNLEVLKGISAEINKGDVVAIIGPSGSGKSTFLRCMNLLEEPTAGEVWVNDEELTSGKTNIMNVRQRIGMVFQHFHLFPHMTVLENLTYAPISVKGLSKADANKKGEDLLSKVGLLDKKDQYPNRLSGGQKQRVAIARALAMDPEVMLFDEPTSALDPEMVKEVLDVMKTLANSGMTMAIVTHEMGFAREVADHVYFLDQGILMEQGKPEEFFTSPKTERAKEFLEKVL, from the coding sequence GTGATTAAAGTTGTTGATTTACACAAATCATTTGGTAATTTAGAAGTACTAAAAGGAATTTCAGCAGAAATCAACAAAGGGGACGTTGTTGCAATTATAGGTCCATCTGGGTCTGGTAAGTCAACATTTCTTCGTTGTATGAATCTTCTAGAAGAGCCGACAGCAGGTGAAGTTTGGGTTAATGATGAAGAACTTACAAGTGGTAAAACAAATATCATGAATGTACGTCAACGTATTGGTATGGTGTTTCAACACTTTCATTTATTTCCCCACATGACGGTTCTAGAAAATTTAACATACGCTCCTATTTCTGTTAAAGGGTTATCTAAAGCAGATGCAAACAAGAAGGGTGAAGACCTATTATCTAAGGTTGGCCTTCTTGATAAAAAGGACCAATATCCAAACCGTTTATCAGGCGGACAAAAGCAACGTGTAGCGATTGCTCGTGCTTTAGCTATGGATCCTGAAGTGATGCTGTTTGATGAGCCGACATCAGCGCTTGACCCAGAGATGGTTAAGGAAGTGTTAGATGTTATGAAGACACTAGCGAATTCTGGTATGACAATGGCAATTGTGACTCATGAAATGGGCTTTGCCAGAGAAGTAGCAGACCACGTTTACTTTTTAGACCAAGGTATTTTAATGGAACAAGGTAAACCAGAAGAATTTTTTACTTCACCAAAAACAGAGCGTGCGAAAGAGTTTCTCGAAAAAGTATTGTAA
- the fliS gene encoding flagellar export chaperone FliS: MTQFITSEALHKKTSQEITALLYEACVTNLESAIKTIDEKDYIQANENLKKATDILHRLGAGINYEAGIVADQLDTLYNYMADKLVEANYNKDVTSINEVLNILTEIMNAWNLAMKKNADAQPKIIRQKANAYEQTAIYE; encoded by the coding sequence TTGACACAGTTTATAACAAGTGAGGCTCTTCATAAAAAAACATCACAAGAAATTACAGCATTACTTTATGAGGCATGCGTAACAAATTTAGAAAGTGCAATAAAAACAATAGATGAAAAAGATTATATACAAGCAAATGAAAATTTAAAGAAGGCAACTGATATCCTACACCGCTTAGGGGCTGGAATTAATTATGAAGCTGGTATTGTCGCTGACCAGTTAGATACGCTATATAACTATATGGCAGATAAACTGGTTGAAGCAAACTATAATAAAGATGTGACTAGTATTAATGAAGTTCTTAATATCTTAACTGAGATTATGAATGCATGGAATCTAGCGATGAAAAAAAATGCCGATGCACAACCAAAAATTATAAGACAAAAAGCAAATGCTTACGAGCAAACAGCTATTTACGAATAA
- a CDS encoding L,D-transpeptidase: MYQLFALLMSVTFIASPIWPIGENPVIGDPYIIVNKKTNELAFINESEIQKTYQVATGKTTELTPEGEFTIVVKAIDPYYRKRDIEGGSPENPLGTRWIGFDALETDGRIYGIHGTNNPPSIGSYVTAGCIRMFNQQVEELFERVPQGTKILVISSEKTFEQIAKEYGAI, translated from the coding sequence ATGTATCAATTATTTGCGTTACTTATGAGTGTTACGTTCATTGCATCTCCTATATGGCCTATCGGAGAAAATCCAGTGATAGGAGATCCATATATTATTGTGAATAAAAAAACAAACGAGCTCGCATTTATTAATGAAAGTGAAATACAAAAGACATATCAAGTAGCTACAGGTAAAACGACAGAACTGACACCTGAAGGGGAGTTTACCATTGTTGTTAAGGCGATAGACCCATACTACCGGAAACGAGACATTGAAGGTGGTTCTCCTGAAAATCCTTTAGGTACGAGATGGATTGGGTTTGATGCATTAGAAACAGATGGACGGATTTACGGAATTCACGGTACTAATAATCCTCCTTCTATAGGAAGCTATGTGACAGCAGGATGTATAAGAATGTTTAATCAACAGGTGGAAGAGCTTTTTGAACGAGTTCCACAGGGTACGAAAATATTGGTAATTAGTTCTGAAAAGACATTTGAACAGATTGCAAAGGAATACGGAGCTATATAA
- the prli42 gene encoding stressosome-associated protein Prli42 codes for MPRKFQKTIIYIMIVSLVLGSLFTGAAFIF; via the coding sequence ATGCCACGTAAATTTCAAAAAACAATTATTTATATTATGATCGTTTCGTTAGTTCTAGGTAGTTTGTTTACTGGAGCAGCGTTTATTTTCTAA
- a CDS encoding amino acid ABC transporter permease — MNLDFAQIAPSIPFIVKGIWVTLQFVTVSILVGLALGTILAVFKIGKFKPLIILADIYTSIFRGTPLILQLAIIYFAPPQLIGYDISAYMAGVIAFGLNSAAYISEIIRAGIQAVDKGQKEAAEALGIPYRQMMLKIILPQAFKNILPALMNEFITLTKESAIVSTIGVWDIMRRSQIVAADKYLYFEPLFVAAVLYYCMVMVLTLLGKGLERRMKRSD, encoded by the coding sequence ATGAATTTAGATTTCGCCCAAATCGCGCCCTCTATCCCTTTTATCGTTAAAGGGATATGGGTCACGTTACAATTTGTTACAGTTTCAATACTAGTTGGTCTAGCGCTTGGAACAATCTTAGCTGTATTTAAAATAGGAAAGTTTAAACCGTTAATTATCTTAGCTGATATTTATACGTCCATTTTCCGTGGGACTCCCCTTATCTTACAGCTTGCTATTATTTACTTTGCACCACCACAGCTAATTGGTTATGATATTTCAGCGTACATGGCAGGGGTAATTGCCTTTGGTCTAAATTCTGCGGCCTATATCTCAGAAATTATCCGTGCAGGTATTCAAGCAGTAGATAAAGGACAAAAGGAAGCGGCTGAGGCATTAGGGATACCCTATCGTCAAATGATGTTAAAAATCATTCTACCGCAAGCATTTAAAAATATTTTACCAGCATTAATGAATGAATTTATTACGTTAACGAAGGAATCAGCGATTGTTTCAACCATTGGTGTGTGGGATATTATGCGTCGTTCACAAATTGTCGCCGCCGATAAATATCTCTACTTTGAACCACTATTCGTAGCGGCTGTCTTATATTACTGCATGGTTATGGTTCTAACTCTTCTTGGAAAAGGTTTAGAGAGGAGAATGAAGAGAAGTGATTAA
- a CDS encoding EscU/YscU/HrcU family type III secretion system export apparatus switch protein: MMVSKHFNHKQRRMTNGPTAAVLKYDEDGGAPKIIAQGKGQVANQILDLAKKNNIHMQEDPMLVENLLDMDLGDNIPPQLYSVIAEILLLIEEMEKNY; encoded by the coding sequence ATGATGGTGTCAAAGCACTTTAACCATAAACAGCGTCGGATGACAAATGGTCCAACTGCTGCTGTGCTTAAGTATGATGAAGACGGTGGAGCACCGAAGATTATCGCCCAAGGAAAAGGACAAGTAGCAAATCAAATTTTAGATTTAGCAAAAAAGAACAATATTCACATGCAAGAAGACCCAATGCTCGTCGAAAATTTACTAGATATGGACCTAGGTGACAATATTCCACCCCAATTGTACTCGGTAATCGCAGAAATTTTGTTACTTATTGAGGAAATGGAGAAAAACTATTAA
- a CDS encoding aromatic acid exporter family protein, with the protein MFRIGYRTIKTAVGASIAIGIAQLLQLDFYASAAILTILCISVTKKSSLKVSWQRFIACLIGMGFSIVLFELIGYNPVALGLLLLVFIPTMVAIKAKEGIVTSVVIILHIYTLQTVSLQIIMNEVALIIIGIGTGLVMNLYMPSVENELKKYQEETEKNFKKIFNELALFLREGTSEWDGRELTDTVILLDKAKNTALRNIENHLLRHEDQYFYYFKMREKQFEIIERIMPFISSMDETVIQGKRMAEFLEGLSAGISPTNRSHIFLGQLAEMKQEFQGMELPKDRQEFEIRSSLFYIMHELEQYLLIKDALSKS; encoded by the coding sequence ATGTTTAGAATAGGCTACCGAACGATAAAAACAGCAGTTGGTGCATCAATAGCAATTGGTATTGCTCAGTTATTACAACTAGACTTTTATGCCTCTGCCGCTATATTAACGATATTATGCATATCTGTTACAAAAAAAAGCTCGCTTAAAGTTTCTTGGCAACGATTTATTGCCTGTCTTATCGGGATGGGTTTTTCTATCGTTTTATTTGAGTTAATTGGATATAATCCTGTTGCTCTAGGATTATTACTACTGGTATTTATACCAACGATGGTCGCAATCAAAGCAAAGGAAGGTATTGTTACTAGCGTCGTTATTATTTTACATATTTACACATTGCAAACTGTTTCATTGCAAATCATTATGAATGAAGTTGCTTTAATTATCATTGGAATAGGGACAGGCTTAGTAATGAATCTTTATATGCCAAGTGTAGAAAATGAATTAAAAAAATATCAAGAGGAAACAGAAAAAAATTTCAAGAAAATCTTTAATGAGCTCGCTTTATTCTTAAGAGAAGGAACTAGTGAATGGGATGGAAGAGAGTTAACGGATACAGTAATTCTCCTAGATAAAGCAAAAAATACTGCATTACGTAATATAGAAAATCATTTACTAAGACACGAGGATCAATACTTCTACTATTTTAAAATGAGAGAAAAGCAATTTGAAATTATAGAGCGAATCATGCCCTTTATTTCTTCTATGGACGAAACGGTTATACAAGGTAAAAGGATGGCTGAATTTTTAGAGGGATTGAGTGCTGGAATAAGTCCAACAAACCGTTCTCATATATTTTTAGGTCAATTAGCAGAGATGAAACAAGAATTTCAGGGGATGGAATTACCAAAAGACAGACAGGAGTTTGAAATTCGTTCGTCTTTATTTTATATTATGCACGAGCTAGAACAATATTTATTAATCAAAGATGCATTAAGTAAATCATAG
- a CDS encoding transporter substrate-binding domain-containing protein yields MKKLLSLGLSAVLSVGLLVGCGAGDTTSGNGNEEAGDSTEEKKVLVMGTSADYPPFESVDSATGEIVGFDVDIARYITEQLGYEFKIEDMEFSTLVPALTSGRADFVLAGMTPTEERKQNVDFSDIYHEANNLIITKSDSGITSVEDLAGKTVGVQLGSIQEEAAKEIDGIEMVQRDRIPALVQELLSNRIDAAIIEDAVALGHLNQHEVLTSFILLDDEPGGSAIGFPKDSELVGPFNEILLEMKESGMLEELMIKWFSEEE; encoded by the coding sequence ATGAAAAAGCTTTTATCTTTAGGTTTATCAGCAGTTTTATCTGTTGGATTATTAGTAGGTTGTGGAGCAGGAGATACAACATCAGGTAATGGAAATGAAGAAGCGGGAGATAGCACAGAAGAGAAGAAAGTACTTGTAATGGGAACATCTGCTGACTACCCACCATTTGAATCAGTTGATTCAGCTACAGGAGAAATTGTTGGCTTTGATGTTGATATTGCAAGATACATTACCGAGCAATTAGGTTATGAGTTCAAAATTGAAGATATGGAGTTTAGTACATTAGTACCTGCATTAACTTCAGGACGTGCTGATTTTGTATTAGCTGGTATGACACCAACAGAAGAGCGTAAACAAAACGTTGATTTTTCTGACATATATCATGAAGCTAACAATTTAATTATTACTAAATCAGATAGTGGGATTACATCAGTTGAAGATTTAGCTGGTAAAACAGTTGGAGTTCAGCTTGGTTCGATTCAAGAAGAAGCTGCGAAAGAAATTGATGGGATTGAGATGGTACAACGTGACCGTATCCCTGCATTAGTTCAAGAATTACTTTCAAATCGTATAGATGCAGCAATTATTGAGGATGCTGTAGCATTAGGACATTTAAACCAACATGAAGTATTAACTTCATTTATATTACTAGATGACGAGCCAGGTGGTTCTGCAATTGGTTTTCCAAAAGATAGTGAATTAGTTGGACCTTTTAATGAAATATTATTAGAAATGAAAGAAAGCGGAATGTTAGAAGAACTAATGATTAAGTGGTTCTCTGAAGAAGAGTAA
- the mce gene encoding methylmalonyl-CoA epimerase, which translates to MESRTPKKIDHIGIAVSSIEKSLPFYVDNLKMPLLAVEEVESQGVKVAFLQVGESKIELLEPLSDESPIAKFIAKRGEGIHHVALGVSDIQERINEIKTEGIKMIHDKPVPGAGGAQVAFIHPKSAGGILYEYCEKK; encoded by the coding sequence ATGGAAAGTCGTACGCCGAAGAAAATTGACCATATTGGAATAGCAGTTTCTTCTATTGAAAAGTCTTTACCTTTTTATGTCGATAATTTAAAAATGCCATTACTAGCTGTTGAAGAGGTAGAATCTCAAGGTGTTAAGGTAGCGTTTCTACAGGTTGGGGAATCTAAGATTGAGCTTTTAGAACCTCTATCTGATGAAAGTCCGATTGCTAAGTTTATAGCAAAGCGTGGGGAAGGAATTCATCATGTTGCGTTAGGGGTTTCTGATATTCAAGAGAGAATTAATGAAATTAAGACAGAAGGCATTAAAATGATTCATGATAAGCCAGTACCTGGAGCTGGTGGGGCTCAAGTAGCATTCATACACCCGAAATCTGCTGGTGGAATTTTATATGAGTATTGTGAAAAGAAATAA
- a CDS encoding MarR family winged helix-turn-helix transcriptional regulator: protein MSNDFHDLHKALNYIRGIGKVVDESWQHSAQEIGITQSEQHILWILFFEKKASMSRIAEVGLWDLSTVMQIVKRLKAKELVRTTKDEQDLRVSYVCLTDKGEQKREESAKFESPFMNYIKAYMAQSEENKQFVLQMGEFIKEANSFFHGKEFVKWVEKTGQK from the coding sequence ATGAGTAATGATTTTCATGATTTACATAAAGCGTTAAATTATATTCGAGGTATTGGAAAAGTTGTTGATGAGAGCTGGCAACATTCAGCTCAAGAAATTGGGATTACTCAATCAGAGCAACACATTTTGTGGATTCTTTTCTTTGAGAAAAAAGCTTCGATGTCTAGAATTGCAGAGGTAGGACTTTGGGATTTATCGACAGTGATGCAAATTGTTAAAAGGTTAAAAGCAAAGGAGTTAGTCCGAACGACGAAGGACGAACAAGACTTGCGTGTATCCTATGTTTGTTTAACAGATAAGGGAGAGCAGAAACGTGAAGAATCAGCTAAATTCGAATCTCCTTTCATGAATTATATTAAGGCATATATGGCACAAAGTGAGGAAAATAAACAATTTGTTTTACAAATGGGAGAGTTCATTAAAGAAGCTAACAGTTTTTTTCATGGAAAAGAATTTGTCAAATGGGTAGAGAAAACAGGACAAAAATAA
- a CDS encoding M20/M25/M40 family metallo-hydrolase: MTNEKRLLEEFLELVQIDSETKDEGKIAPILKEKFEALGVEVFEDDTTSITGHGAGNLICTLPGTKEGVDTIYFTSHMDTVVPGNGVNPSVKDGYVVTDGTTILGADDKAGLAAMLEALKVMKENNIEHGTIQFIITVGEESGLVGAKALDPALLKAKYGFALDSDGPVGNIIVAAPTQAKVKAVIHGKTAHAGVAPEKGISAITVASKAISKMPLGRIDGETTANIGRFEGGSQTNIVCDYVEILAEARSLVPEKMEKQVKKMKKAFEEAAEEMGTTADVEVTVMYPGFKLGDGDEVVEVAKKAATSLGLTPKLLKSGGGSDANIIAGHGIPTVNLAVGYEEIHTKNEKMPIAELVKLTDMVIAVVKTVSEQ, encoded by the coding sequence TTGACAAATGAAAAACGATTACTAGAAGAATTTCTAGAGCTAGTTCAAATTGATTCTGAAACAAAGGATGAAGGAAAGATTGCTCCTATTTTAAAGGAGAAATTTGAAGCTCTAGGTGTTGAGGTCTTTGAAGATGATACAACGTCGATTACTGGCCATGGTGCTGGAAACTTAATTTGTACATTACCAGGGACGAAAGAGGGAGTAGACACAATCTATTTTACTTCCCATATGGATACAGTTGTTCCGGGTAATGGTGTGAATCCTTCGGTGAAAGATGGGTATGTTGTTACTGATGGAACAACAATTTTAGGAGCCGATGACAAAGCTGGTCTAGCAGCGATGCTTGAGGCTTTAAAGGTAATGAAAGAGAATAATATTGAGCACGGAACTATTCAATTTATTATTACAGTTGGGGAAGAGTCAGGTTTAGTAGGTGCTAAAGCTCTTGACCCTGCATTACTAAAGGCAAAATACGGCTTCGCATTAGATAGTGATGGTCCAGTAGGTAACATTATCGTAGCGGCACCTACACAGGCAAAGGTAAAAGCTGTGATTCATGGTAAAACAGCACATGCAGGTGTAGCACCTGAAAAAGGTATTTCTGCAATTACAGTTGCGTCAAAAGCAATCTCAAAAATGCCTCTTGGACGTATAGACGGAGAAACAACTGCAAACATCGGTCGCTTTGAAGGTGGTAGTCAAACGAATATTGTTTGCGATTACGTAGAAATTTTAGCTGAAGCACGCTCTCTTGTCCCTGAAAAAATGGAAAAGCAAGTTAAGAAAATGAAAAAAGCTTTTGAAGAAGCGGCGGAAGAAATGGGTACAACTGCAGATGTAGAAGTGACAGTGATGTATCCAGGTTTTAAATTAGGAGATGGTGACGAGGTAGTTGAGGTTGCAAAAAAAGCAGCAACAAGCCTAGGTCTAACTCCAAAATTACTAAAAAGTGGTGGAGGTAGTGATGCGAACATCATTGCTGGACACGGAATACCAACTGTAAACTTAGCTGTTGGTTATGAGGAAATCCACACTAAAAATGAAAAAATGCCAATTGCTGAGTTAGTTAAATTAACTGATATGGTAATTGCTGTTGTAAAAACAGTTTCAGAACAATAG